From one Leptospira stimsonii genomic stretch:
- a CDS encoding pyrimidine/purine nucleoside phosphorylase, with protein MAQFENVTVIKKANIYYDGKVTSRTVLFPDGSKKTLGILMPGEYDFGTDEKEIMEILEGDLLVKLPGENSWKEIKGGQSFEVPAKSRFQLNVKKISDYCCSYIA; from the coding sequence ATGGCACAGTTTGAAAACGTTACAGTTATAAAAAAAGCGAATATCTATTACGATGGAAAGGTCACAAGCCGCACCGTTCTATTTCCGGACGGAAGTAAAAAAACTCTCGGAATACTAATGCCCGGAGAATACGATTTTGGAACGGACGAAAAAGAAATTATGGAAATTTTAGAAGGGGACCTTCTTGTAAAACTTCCAGGAGAAAATTCCTGGAAAGAAATCAAAGGTGGACAATCCTTTGAGGTCCCTGCAAAGTCCAGATTTCAATTGAACGTAAAGAAGATCAGCGATTATTGCTGTTCCTATATCGCCTAA
- a CDS encoding DUF3784 domain-containing protein — MSNWSFTQDQALKSAKNPYLFRGLIGCFLLLVLGFVSLFGLGLLIYSLQLFSEGETLYPSLIVFLTFSFLFLLFSSMRTYRRTKNSIQEEKILPKEGILLIRETDQPDLKIDLSTIVCYKIKRRTVSKSGTVNSSSGYRIVWDLFFLRSDRAFYHLDTYSELENLKVELLKFRTLLPLPVSDDTKENLGTPENSTSLPAVESPKVDSKYLKLSATEKGTRVEFKKEKTIKDKITILSVMGIFYGVWGIIFLSMKEFETIFLFFFIPFSILFLGIFTIALIFIMTKTLELTVDSSGLRIRYRTTLPILSHFLFLERFLPGHVVRHCRANRFPENQSVLTVALKKNEIVPQGRLSFLFNLQTFSLGDYTLPGDKELLGIWQLLPWLPNSPGFVDLIAAESAIEERLRLEEDKILFENL; from the coding sequence TTGTCTAATTGGAGTTTCACACAAGACCAAGCATTAAAAAGTGCAAAGAATCCGTATCTCTTTCGAGGACTCATAGGTTGTTTTCTCCTATTGGTTCTCGGTTTCGTTTCCCTTTTCGGTCTGGGATTGTTGATCTACTCGCTACAACTTTTTTCGGAAGGAGAAACTCTGTATCCAAGTCTGATCGTATTTCTGACCTTCTCCTTTTTATTTCTTCTTTTTTCATCAATGAGAACTTATCGTAGGACGAAGAATTCCATTCAAGAAGAGAAGATTCTTCCGAAGGAAGGTATTCTTCTCATTCGGGAAACAGATCAACCGGATCTAAAGATCGATCTTTCTACGATTGTCTGTTATAAGATAAAAAGAAGAACCGTTTCCAAAAGTGGAACGGTAAACTCCAGTTCCGGCTATAGAATCGTATGGGATCTTTTTTTCCTAAGATCGGACCGGGCGTTCTATCATCTCGATACGTATTCCGAACTCGAAAATCTAAAAGTCGAACTTTTGAAATTCAGGACCTTACTTCCTCTTCCTGTTTCCGATGACACAAAGGAGAATCTAGGAACTCCGGAGAATTCGACTTCTCTCCCCGCTGTAGAAAGCCCGAAAGTGGATTCAAAATATTTAAAGTTGTCCGCTACGGAAAAAGGGACGAGAGTAGAATTCAAGAAAGAGAAAACGATAAAAGATAAGATTACGATTCTATCCGTGATGGGCATTTTTTACGGGGTCTGGGGAATCATCTTTCTCTCCATGAAAGAATTCGAGACGATCTTTTTATTCTTTTTTATCCCTTTCTCAATCCTATTCTTAGGAATTTTTACGATCGCCCTGATCTTTATCATGACCAAAACTTTAGAGCTTACAGTCGATTCCTCGGGTTTGCGAATTCGATACCGTACCACTCTTCCGATTCTTTCTCATTTTCTTTTCTTAGAACGTTTTTTGCCCGGACACGTTGTGCGCCATTGTAGGGCGAATCGTTTTCCGGAAAATCAGAGTGTTCTCACCGTCGCTCTCAAAAAAAATGAAATCGTTCCTCAAGGAAGACTTTCTTTTTTATTCAATCTTCAGACCTTTTCTTTGGGAGATTATACTCTACCAGGAGATAAGGAACTCTTAGGAATTTGGCAACTCTTGCCTTGGCTACCGAATTCTCCCGGATTCGTCGATTTGATCGCCGCAGAATCTGCGATAGAAGAAAGACTTCGATTAGAGGAAGATAAGATTCTTTTTGAAAATCTCTAA
- a CDS encoding lysophospholipid acyltransferase family protein, with amino-acid sequence MSHQILQRKDLCKPLSYKEGLTISYETAPEKKRSIADYIFGNSDLAFHYGYFKEIFRSRALALKGVYDNPTWCESSAKILDLVESCGGKVKVQGIEKILSVDGPVVIAGNHMSTCETFILPTFVTQYKPVTFVVKESLTKGKLFGPIMRSRDPISVGRSNPREDLVAVLEQGTALLKKGMSIIVFPQSTRTTDFTPAEFNSIAIKLAARAGVPVIPVALKTDFWENGRVVKDLARIFRNRKIFITFGDPLLPTTDSRKNQEALLKFVVSHLKNWGTKVND; translated from the coding sequence ATGAGTCATCAAATTTTGCAAAGAAAAGATCTCTGCAAACCGCTGAGCTATAAAGAAGGCCTTACCATTTCTTATGAAACGGCACCGGAAAAAAAAAGATCGATTGCCGATTATATCTTCGGTAATTCCGACTTAGCATTCCATTACGGTTATTTCAAGGAGATATTCAGAAGCAGGGCATTAGCTCTCAAAGGTGTTTACGACAATCCAACCTGGTGCGAATCCTCCGCCAAAATTCTCGATTTAGTGGAAAGCTGTGGCGGAAAAGTTAAGGTTCAAGGAATTGAGAAGATTCTTTCTGTAGACGGTCCCGTGGTGATCGCGGGAAATCACATGAGTACGTGCGAGACTTTCATTCTTCCTACATTTGTAACTCAATACAAACCTGTAACCTTCGTTGTAAAAGAGAGCCTAACGAAAGGAAAACTTTTCGGCCCGATCATGAGGTCCAGGGACCCTATTTCCGTCGGGAGAAGTAATCCGAGAGAGGACTTAGTTGCTGTTTTGGAGCAAGGAACCGCTTTGCTTAAAAAAGGAATGTCGATCATCGTATTTCCTCAGAGTACTCGGACCACGGATTTTACTCCGGCCGAATTCAATTCAATTGCGATCAAACTCGCGGCCCGCGCCGGAGTGCCGGTCATTCCGGTCGCTCTCAAAACGGACTTTTGGGAAAATGGAAGAGTCGTGAAAGACCTCGCTCGTATTTTTCGAAATCGAAAGATTTTCATCACTTTCGGAGATCCTCTTCTCCCGACGACGGACTCAAGAAAGAATCAAGAAGCTTTGCTAAAATTTGTCGTTTCTCACTTGAAAAACTGGGGAACAAAAGTAAATGACTGA
- a CDS encoding c-type cytochrome: protein MTENQISSSKMTSLKWNRIPVKVYSGLLICFFSFFCQTSPNSNNRSSDLLISDDRADLLWDQKCAVCHGVDGTPKDSVLPKPRKLRGFGIKMGFFFGGDKMRDGIFKTIRDGKNQTMPSFKEELSEEEIRALVRRIERF, encoded by the coding sequence ATGACTGAGAATCAAATTTCAAGTTCTAAAATGACGAGTCTCAAATGGAATCGAATCCCTGTGAAAGTATATTCAGGTCTTCTAATTTGTTTTTTCTCTTTCTTCTGCCAAACTTCTCCGAATTCGAATAATCGGAGTTCCGACCTTTTGATAAGCGACGATCGAGCAGACCTCCTCTGGGATCAAAAATGTGCCGTTTGTCACGGAGTGGACGGAACTCCGAAGGATTCCGTTCTTCCAAAACCGAGAAAACTTCGAGGTTTTGGAATCAAAATGGGATTCTTCTTTGGAGGCGATAAAATGAGAGACGGAATTTTTAAGACCATCCGGGACGGAAAGAATCAGACCATGCCTTCTTTTAAGGAAGAATTGTCGGAAGAAGAAATTCGCGCGCTCGTGAGACGAATCGAAAGATTTTGA
- a CDS encoding biosynthetic peptidoglycan transglycosylase: MKRRELFYTLFLRALPIFFVAVLVYEQFFPERKILVQQDRLVYLPDQKESIPLEIEWVRLNELPEEWISYVVQVEDRRFYSHRGYSLSDIHSTILSSTLFFRKIRGASTITQQLARTLFLSREKSLSRKWKEIQIASALEEEIGKNEILEYYINSVYWGRGMNGLNQASRYYFKRKPIDLDKNQFKALVQILKKPDWYSREDVIQLSRIL; the protein is encoded by the coding sequence TTGAAACGAAGAGAACTCTTTTATACGCTTTTTTTACGCGCCCTTCCGATATTTTTTGTAGCAGTCTTAGTATATGAACAATTCTTTCCCGAAAGAAAGATTCTGGTTCAACAGGATCGTCTCGTTTATCTGCCGGATCAAAAAGAATCGATTCCTCTTGAGATAGAATGGGTTCGATTAAACGAACTTCCGGAAGAATGGATTTCATATGTGGTTCAGGTAGAGGATCGAAGATTTTATTCCCATCGAGGATATTCGCTTTCGGATATTCATTCTACGATTCTTTCCTCCACACTTTTTTTTCGAAAGATCAGAGGAGCTAGTACGATTACTCAACAGCTTGCGAGAACACTTTTCCTTTCCCGAGAAAAATCCTTATCGCGAAAATGGAAGGAGATTCAGATCGCTTCCGCTTTGGAAGAAGAAATAGGAAAGAACGAAATTTTAGAATATTATATCAACAGCGTCTATTGGGGAAGAGGGATGAACGGTTTAAATCAAGCTTCGCGCTATTATTTTAAGAGGAAGCCGATCGACCTTGATAAGAATCAATTCAAAGCTCTGGTTCAAATTTTGAAAAAGCCGGATTGGTACAGTCGGGAAGATGTGATTCAACTTTCCAGAATTCTGTGA
- a CDS encoding RibD family protein yields MTSLPNVTINMAMTLDGKVSRPDGRWYGLSSRNDKKRMDEIRSQAEVLILGKNSILNDDPVIHLRYAENGKDPRPVILLRSGTLPEDKKVFRFSKEPPLIFCLKENYSLVKDNLDSVAEIILVQGEELNPREVLRVLSEMGYHEILLEGGPSLNDSFFRLDLISRIHLTLVPFLIGKNDLPSITGGKKEYPDFDRKNWKLVSSEVIEDEVFLIYEKNQVR; encoded by the coding sequence ATGACTTCACTCCCAAACGTAACAATCAACATGGCAATGACTCTGGACGGCAAGGTTTCCCGTCCGGATGGGCGATGGTACGGTTTATCATCGAGAAACGATAAGAAGAGAATGGATGAAATACGCTCTCAAGCGGAAGTTTTGATTCTTGGAAAGAATTCGATTCTCAACGATGATCCCGTCATTCATTTACGATATGCGGAAAACGGAAAAGATCCGAGACCCGTGATTCTCCTTCGCTCCGGAACTCTTCCCGAAGATAAAAAGGTATTCCGTTTTTCTAAAGAACCTCCATTGATCTTTTGTCTGAAAGAGAACTATTCCCTTGTTAAGGATAACCTTGATTCCGTTGCTGAAATTATTTTGGTCCAGGGAGAAGAATTAAATCCTAGAGAAGTCCTTCGAGTCTTATCGGAAATGGGGTATCACGAAATTCTTTTGGAAGGTGGTCCCTCTCTGAATGATTCTTTTTTTCGATTAGATCTCATTTCAAGAATTCATCTTACCCTTGTTCCATTCTTGATCGGAAAGAACGATTTACCTTCGATAACGGGCGGAAAAAAGGAATATCCGGATTTCGATCGGAAAAATTGGAAGTTGGTTTCTTCCGAGGTCATAGAAGATGAAGTATTTCTAATATACGAAAAAAATCAGGTTCGGTGA
- a CDS encoding (2Fe-2S)-binding protein, with product MDSSFFSQVDLCQLMRPRKVCVCNQVSEEEILTSIRNGHDTLEKLMDDTGASTGCGTCMGSVRKLLAQELKVPRA from the coding sequence ATGGATTCCTCATTTTTCAGCCAAGTCGACCTCTGCCAATTGATGCGTCCTAGAAAGGTCTGCGTTTGTAATCAGGTCTCCGAAGAAGAGATCCTAACGTCGATTCGAAACGGTCATGATACATTAGAGAAACTCATGGACGATACGGGCGCTTCGACCGGTTGCGGGACCTGTATGGGCTCGGTTCGAAAACTTTTAGCTCAGGAACTCAAAGTTCCGAGAGCATGA
- a CDS encoding MFS transporter, with translation MQDTKRAPLREILGWCMFDFANSSYTTVIISVTYGIVFSQLVVPASSNQENPYEYGNLLWSIALAVSYLLVVLTGPIFGAITDYSARKKQFLFYSYVFCIISTGALWFVIAPGQYVLAFILIILSNFFFASGENFASSFLPYLGPKEDLGKISGYAWGIGYFGGIVAVALVNTLGPKTIDNFDNLRMVGPYTAFFFLFAGIPTFLLLREYTSGKDKPEGLSYLKIGIERVVSTMREIHKFRDMAIYLVSLFFAMAALGIVISFAFIYGAQEIKTEEKHEIAMFLLIQLFAAVGAILFGFIQDKIGAKKTFNITLFLWIVCLLLIYWVKDLTAFLIGIGVPTTQQWVFVGTTVLAGAGLGATQSASRAIVGLFAPESKSGEFFGLWGLSGKVAAAFGLVAVGGLQILFDLRNSFLVVALFFVISLLINAFVDEERGIQTAVNYKET, from the coding sequence ATGCAAGATACAAAAAGAGCCCCTCTCCGAGAGATCCTCGGCTGGTGCATGTTCGATTTTGCGAACTCCTCTTATACGACGGTCATTATCAGTGTAACATACGGAATCGTTTTTAGCCAATTAGTCGTCCCTGCCTCCTCCAATCAGGAAAATCCATATGAGTACGGAAACTTACTCTGGTCGATCGCTCTGGCGGTTTCTTATCTATTAGTCGTCTTAACGGGACCGATTTTCGGCGCGATCACGGATTATTCTGCGAGAAAAAAACAATTCCTATTTTACAGTTATGTCTTCTGTATCATATCGACGGGAGCGCTCTGGTTCGTGATTGCACCCGGACAATACGTTCTTGCATTCATTCTAATCATTCTTTCGAATTTCTTCTTTGCCTCGGGAGAAAATTTCGCATCCAGTTTTCTTCCCTATCTCGGCCCCAAAGAGGACCTTGGGAAGATTTCCGGTTATGCTTGGGGAATCGGTTACTTCGGTGGAATCGTAGCAGTCGCGTTAGTCAACACCCTAGGACCAAAGACCATTGATAATTTTGATAATTTAAGAATGGTCGGTCCTTATACAGCCTTCTTCTTTTTATTCGCTGGAATTCCGACCTTTCTTCTCTTAAGGGAATACACATCCGGAAAAGACAAACCGGAAGGACTTTCTTATCTTAAGATCGGAATAGAAAGAGTCGTTTCTACGATGAGAGAAATTCATAAATTCAGAGATATGGCGATTTATCTCGTATCGCTCTTTTTCGCGATGGCCGCGTTGGGAATCGTGATCAGCTTCGCGTTTATTTACGGCGCTCAAGAAATCAAGACGGAAGAAAAGCACGAGATTGCAATGTTTCTTTTGATTCAACTCTTTGCGGCAGTAGGAGCGATTCTTTTCGGATTTATTCAGGACAAGATCGGAGCCAAGAAAACGTTTAATATTACGCTTTTCTTATGGATTGTTTGTCTTTTACTCATCTATTGGGTCAAAGATCTTACGGCTTTCTTAATCGGAATCGGAGTTCCGACCACACAACAGTGGGTTTTCGTCGGAACAACGGTTCTTGCCGGAGCCGGCTTAGGTGCGACACAATCCGCGAGCCGTGCGATCGTTGGGCTTTTTGCTCCCGAATCAAAATCAGGAGAATTTTTCGGTCTTTGGGGATTGTCCGGAAAAGTCGCGGCGGCCTTCGGACTTGTCGCAGTCGGGGGACTTCAGATCTTATTCGATCTTCGAAATTCTTTCTTAGTCGTAGCGCTTTTCTTCGTGATTTCGCTCCTAATCAACGCTTTTGTGGATGAAGAACGCGGAATCCAAACCGCCGTGAATTACAAAGAAACCTAA
- a CDS encoding LIC13212 family protein, giving the protein MNIRILSILTILSLTGIGAAPNKVLTLEEKEEQRQIEVVRKGGFTDIEVDNLHASIAGNILKINNLLKDETYKKALRYIEDEPREAAKFLFQDKENKQYLELDLGLGQSFADYPKTYLYQSKIYIYPGTDGQSLDKIILQFKRTNAKGEVFIREMRRLINNSPKGPTFLGDGKRTPNNNSEILLEFFSSHDTDFIWPDNPIQPVPASVTSKLHDPANPLPYNKQRQIILQYKRYMRKVDKMVSQKLHMMELDQRMMISKMLEFR; this is encoded by the coding sequence ATGAACATCCGTATTTTATCAATTCTGACAATTCTTTCGCTCACGGGAATCGGAGCGGCACCGAACAAGGTGCTCACTCTGGAAGAGAAGGAAGAACAGAGACAGATTGAAGTCGTTCGCAAAGGCGGCTTTACGGATATCGAAGTGGATAACCTTCATGCTTCGATCGCAGGAAATATTCTTAAGATCAATAACCTCTTAAAAGATGAGACTTATAAAAAGGCTCTTCGTTATATCGAAGACGAACCGAGAGAAGCGGCGAAGTTTCTTTTTCAAGATAAGGAAAACAAACAATACTTAGAATTGGATCTCGGTCTCGGTCAATCCTTCGCCGATTATCCAAAAACCTATCTCTATCAATCCAAAATTTATATTTATCCCGGAACCGACGGTCAATCCTTGGACAAGATCATTCTTCAATTCAAAAGAACGAACGCAAAAGGTGAAGTTTTTATTCGAGAGATGAGACGTCTCATTAACAATTCTCCGAAAGGGCCGACGTTCTTAGGCGACGGAAAGAGAACGCCGAATAACAACAGTGAGATCCTTTTGGAATTTTTCTCCAGTCATGATACGGATTTTATTTGGCCGGATAATCCGATTCAACCGGTTCCGGCGAGTGTTACTTCCAAGTTACACGATCCGGCGAATCCGCTTCCGTACAATAAGCAGAGACAGATCATTCTCCAATACAAGAGATATATGAGAAAGGTCGATAAGATGGTCAGCCAAAAACTTCATATGATGGAGTTGGATCAGAGAATGATGATTTCCAAAATGTTGGAATTCCGTTAG
- a CDS encoding cytochrome C oxidase subunit IV family protein, translated as MELFLNYALYVIVSIGFLIPFTGFVVGAGAIVNATLAGFTVNFLSQILEENKLQDFISRNKDNKLGKALQDAITKAQNKMNAAPAKADHAEEGHGSHHIISVKTYSLIFATLIFFTFVTVWVAGIDFGAMNVIIAMAVATVKASLVLAYFMHLKYDTIMNRVIFGSGLFFLLLLFGFSAADIFTRLKVVLSFAF; from the coding sequence ATGGAACTGTTTTTAAACTACGCTCTTTATGTAATCGTTAGCATCGGGTTTCTGATCCCCTTTACCGGGTTCGTGGTCGGAGCCGGAGCCATTGTAAACGCAACTCTTGCGGGATTTACCGTTAACTTTCTTTCTCAGATTTTGGAAGAAAATAAACTCCAAGATTTTATCTCCAGAAACAAAGATAATAAACTTGGTAAGGCGCTCCAAGACGCGATTACAAAAGCTCAAAACAAGATGAACGCGGCTCCTGCAAAAGCAGATCACGCAGAAGAAGGGCACGGATCTCATCACATCATTTCCGTTAAAACCTATTCTCTCATCTTCGCTACTTTGATTTTCTTTACCTTTGTTACGGTTTGGGTTGCGGGAATCGACTTTGGAGCAATGAACGTAATCATCGCGATGGCGGTTGCAACGGTGAAAGCTTCTCTCGTCCTTGCATACTTCATGCACTTGAAATACGACACAATCATGAACCGAGTCATTTTCGGATCCGGTTTGTTCTTCCTTTTACTCCTCTTTGGATTTTCCGCGGCGGACATCTTCACTCGATTGAAAGTAGTACTTTCTTTCGCTTTCTAA
- a CDS encoding LIC_13215 family putative lipoprotein — MKYNPIRNSLLLILIAVFLLSCKKDHNLDPNSKVIQLPSLGLGLNYEGWYFNDNPNLINQAQEMAASSDNSGEIKKALEVAGINFFLFEHPQGSPEAQTFNTNVNYTIEDLSKQPREISLDDYISAVTGLYPTVFQKYEMINPPKKSKIQGLDSALLESRFEQSIAGKSYKVHNYQLVFIVDKKAHVFTGTFLDKDAKSKGQKITELLSKFIKI; from the coding sequence ATGAAATACAATCCGATTCGAAATTCTTTACTTTTAATTCTTATCGCAGTCTTTCTTCTTTCGTGCAAAAAAGATCACAATTTAGATCCAAATTCGAAAGTAATCCAACTTCCATCCCTCGGTTTAGGATTGAATTATGAAGGCTGGTATTTCAATGATAACCCGAACCTCATCAATCAAGCGCAGGAAATGGCGGCGAGCTCTGATAACTCAGGAGAAATCAAAAAGGCTCTGGAAGTCGCAGGTATCAATTTTTTTCTTTTCGAACACCCGCAGGGAAGTCCGGAAGCGCAAACATTCAATACAAACGTAAATTATACGATCGAAGACCTTTCCAAACAACCGAGAGAGATCTCTCTCGATGATTATATCTCTGCAGTCACCGGTCTTTATCCAACCGTCTTTCAAAAATACGAAATGATCAATCCTCCAAAAAAATCCAAGATTCAAGGATTGGATTCCGCTCTTCTCGAAAGTCGATTTGAACAATCGATCGCGGGAAAAAGCTACAAAGTTCACAACTATCAGTTGGTATTTATCGTGGACAAAAAGGCCCACGTCTTCACGGGAACTTTTCTTGACAAGGATGCGAAAAGCAAAGGTCAAAAGATTACCGAACTTTTGAGCAAGTTTATAAAGATATAA
- a CDS encoding gamma carbonic anhydrase family protein translates to MKIHETAFIHPQATAIGLVEMGAYSSLWPGAVARADMNHIVLGEGVNIQDNTTLHTDSSRGIEIGDYTLVGHNAMLHGCKIGRGCLIGIGSIVLDDAEIGDGAMIMAGCMVRGGKKIPSGAMVIQKDGDLKIFEGKAKPIYTVAGCLEYISLSKRFTEGIFGPFSKQEEIEFQNQAKVILERMGIPFKG, encoded by the coding sequence ATGAAAATTCACGAGACGGCATTCATACATCCGCAGGCGACCGCGATCGGTTTGGTCGAGATGGGAGCTTATTCTTCCCTTTGGCCAGGCGCCGTCGCAAGAGCCGATATGAACCATATCGTTCTCGGAGAAGGTGTGAATATCCAAGACAATACAACTCTTCATACGGATTCTAGTAGAGGAATTGAAATCGGAGATTATACGTTAGTCGGTCATAATGCGATGCTTCACGGTTGTAAGATCGGAAGAGGTTGTCTCATTGGAATCGGAAGTATCGTGTTAGACGACGCTGAAATCGGAGACGGTGCGATGATCATGGCAGGCTGTATGGTCCGCGGTGGAAAAAAAATTCCTTCCGGTGCGATGGTGATTCAGAAAGACGGCGATCTTAAGATTTTTGAAGGAAAAGCAAAACCGATTTATACGGTAGCCGGATGTTTGGAATATATTTCTCTTTCGAAACGTTTTACGGAAGGAATTTTCGGACCGTTTTCCAAACAAGAAGAAATTGAATTTCAAAATCAGGCGAAAGTGATTTTAGAGAGAATGGGAATTCCTTTTAAAGGTTAA